GCTGATAtcagcaccatgctctgaccaatGGAGCTCAGAGGTGAAAACCACACAGAATTTTACTGGCAAAGTACAGAGAACCAAGGAACTTGGGCAAAGCATTTAATACAACATCCAGTTGAACATAAAACACTTTCCACAGCAGTAACTGCATTAAGTTAGCCCATTTAACCTGCAAACCTTTAACCCTTGAGGTGTTAAGGTACCCAAAATCATTCACTGCAGAGCCAGAGAAGCACTGAGGAATGACCCTGGACACACAGGTCAGGGCAGgcacttgtttttatttaaatgcacaGGGAACAGACCTCTTGCAGGTCTTTGTGTTTCAAAAAAAAGGTAGATATTCATGtagaaatacaaaaagtaaTACTACAGTATCTGTAAATCACACAACAACAGTAGAAAAAGTTACCAATGAATAAATGCACAAATAGGGAAAACTAAGGCTGAGATTCAAAAGAGTTACATTCAAAAGTCTCTGCAACAGAAATGAGAGAGTTTAAtacttctgaaaatacagaGTCATCAATTTTCTCAGGgcagccttgagctcctggttcctcaggctgtagatgagggggttcagggctggAGACACCACCGAGTACAGAACTGACACTgccagatccagggatggggaggagatggaggggggCTTCAGGTAGGCAAACATGAGAGTGCTGAGGAACAGGGAGAGCACGgccaggtgagggaggcaggtggaaaaggctttgtgccgtccctgctcagaggggatcctcagcacagccctgaagatctgcacataggagaaaactatgaacacaaaacaaccaaaagcTAAACAGGCACCAACCACAATAAGTCCAGCTTCTCTGAGGTAGGATTTGGAGCAGGAGAGCTTGAGGAtgtgtgggatttcacagaagaactggCCCAGGGCATTGCCCttgcacaggggcagggaaaatgtattggctGTGTGCATGAGAGCATAGAGaaagccactggcccaggcagctgctgccatgtgggcacaagctctgctgcccaggagggtcccgtagtgcaggggtttgcagatggacacgtagcggtcgtagcacatgatggtcaggaggaaatactctgctgagatgaaaaaggcaaacagaaacacctgtgcagcacatcctgaGTAGGAGATGGTcctggtgtcccagagggaattgtgcatggctttgggcacagtggtgcagatgcagcccaggtcagtgagggccaggttgagcaggaagaagaacatggggctgtgcaggtggtggctgcaggctatGGCACTGATGATGAGGGTgttgcccaggagggcagccagggagatgcccaggaagaggcagaagtgcaggagctgcagctgccgcgtgtctgccagtgccagcaggaggaaATGGCTGAAGGAACTACTGTTGGACATTTCTTCACTCTGGACATGGTGGACTGTTGAAAGAAGACATTGAAAAGCTGGGACAGATTTCCTTGAGTCAATTCTATGCTATTTTCTTACAAATTTACtcaaaattacttctctttctctggggaaatttcattcacttttttacttatttttgaGCTCAAGTTTTGCTGCTAAGTTACTGTTGCTTGTTGTGAAGGGGCAGGAATCCTCTTTCAGCATTGCTCTCAGCCTGAgcactggggagcccagagggAAATCAgggctccctgtgccccagggcaCTCAGACCTGCTGGTCTCACTCAGGTGCCCTTTGATCATTACACCTCCCTCTGTTACAGGGTGGCTAAACATAAAACatacttgaaaaataaagcagcctCTTTAAAGGCTCcaatttctaaataattttccCTAGACATCTTTttgtctctctgcagctggacagggagGGATACCCAGGGCTGGTCTGGCTCTCTGCCTGGAGTTGTGCCTATTGGGAGCTGTTTCTCTCTATCCAAGCCTtgtccctgccagtgctcccgagcccagcccagccctgggggctcagctctgcccggcacacccctcccagcacaggcactgcccagggccaTCTCCCTGCCAGCAGGGCCTTAAGGGCAGCTCAGACAAACAGAGATGCTGCAAGccaaggtgctgctgctgctggctgtggctagaggaggctgaggaggcACTTTGGGAGGGAGAgctgaggcagctctgctgatgcCCAGGGTGACAGTGCAGGAGTCTCAGTGACACAGACCAAGCTGACAGCCCCTTGCCCTTTCCTTTAGGAGAAagctgagagcagccctggccatGCAGCACCATCTCCACAGCAGGAGGAATCTGCCCTGATGGGGGTCgctccttccccctccaactTCTCCCCACCGCCCACGGGGAGCTCCCAGGCAGGCTGAGAGCTGCCCCTGGCAGGTGGCAGATGCCCTGGGCTGGCAAAGAGccctcagggctgcaggagctgctctgcaggacagccctgggcagccctggctgcagccccagcttcagcccctgcagccgtccctggcagcaggagccgtcctgccctgtccctctgagggtgcccagggcagccccGCTCTGCAGCACATCCTCCCCAAACCACAAACGGCAGCAGAGCCATCCCTACAGTCATGTCAGTGCTGTCATGGGGCAGCTTTAGGAGATCCCCGCAGCCAGAGACTTACTGTGCCAGCAGTTGGGAGTATTTCTCCATGAAGAAGCTCAGACTTGTCCTTCCAGTTGCTTTAAGGCACCcaggtggctgcaggcagtgccctcagccctgctgggctgggagaaaagCTGCTCATCAGGAGAAATGTCTttttgaagctcttcttggttgccaggagctgcctctgtgccaggagctcgGCCCAGCTCAGCAACAGCACCAGGATTTTAATGACCCTCTCAGGGCTTTGGTGTTGTTTCCACCTGACTCAGTCCCTGAGAGAGTGTTCAAAAAACTTCTCAAGAAGTTTAACTCAAAGTTAAATTGGCACTCCAATTTAAAGTTTCAATTCAaagtttctggaagttttaatgggtcccactgaggcACTCAACTgggaaagtgtccccaggttcCAGGGAGAGCAGAACACTGCAGGCCCTAATGACAGgtggggacaagcaagggaaaggtgtctgtggtgctgagcaaagctggatgtgtttcaggagtgccaagggccaagggctgagccccagcccctggcaaggcagatgctgtccctccctcattgctcagggctcttcccgggccactggcatgtggggatgtgcaatgccaagggcagcaccatggggcggcccctgccaggctgctgagcagggacaaggaggcaatgaggccccagggctgccagggtcacttgtctCCTCCTCATGgctcaggcccagggccagcagccatggccaaagggctgcacaagttgcctctggcagggccttgcagctgctgcccatccctgtgccctctccagcccaggctgccctacGGTGTCCATGCCCTGCGCCTCTGGCCCTGCAGGCTGTCGTCATCCCCCGGCTGCCCCAGCTCGCTGgccccttcctttgctgacagctctgcgtcctgcctgcctctgcctggccacacaaagccttgggctgctccacaCTCCTTCTGGGGGACGTGTTGCaccacagccctgtcctgggaaACAAATTCATCTCTTCTTGGGTCCTGTCTAGATCTCCCCAGGAGATCTGGGTGGCATTATTCCTTTCTCAGGCTGTTTCATATAATCAAGAAGAGCTCCACCATCTCTGAAGCCACCCTTCAAGCCCTCTCAGGCTACTCCAGCCCTCAGTCTTCACACCACTGAGCCCAGGGCCCTCTATCTCTATGGGTCATGTGCTTGAGGCCTCCTGATCTGAtcttgtgagatttttgtgtcCTTTCAAGGTCTTTTCAGATTGAAACATTGTGGTCATGGTCCAAGAAAAATTGAAATCTTTTGCAGGCGTGTAGTGGCAGAGGAAGGGTCATAGCCTTTAAAATGGTCAAGGATAAATTCAGATTTgatagaagaaatattttatgatgAGGTTGACAAGATGGAAACAGGTTGTCCATGGGagtggatgtcccatcccaaGAAGTGTTCCAGGTCAGGAGCTTTGACCATCTGTTCCAGTGGTAGCTGTGCCTTCCCACAGCAAGGGGGCTGCAGTAGATGATATTTTAGGGCCACTACAATTTATAAAACAAACgataaaaaattacttcaagcAAAGTTCTGCCACCTCCTCATTAAAGACTCCCCAAGGGGCTCAGTGGTGGAGCTTTCCTGCATGACCTTGCCAGCTGAGCATGGGGAGCTCTGCCTCAGGGTCTGAGATTCATGATGGAAATCCACAAAGAACATTTGGGGAATGTGCAAGATTTCCCATGGGATGTCTAAGAAAGGAGCCCAGGAAGGGAAATACTGGGCGATTGTTATGATtcacaaggtgggattcgtgatgtggttcttttagtcggtcttagagtacaaaagattatcagcaaaccaaggacttaaacagcaaaacacactttattgagtgctcatcaaCACTAATATGtgatagagggaaaagaggagaaagcaaagcataaggaaaagagattAAGGGGATTATAGCAACCAATGTCGAAGTCCGCTCAGCCATCAAATGatgcagagtcttctgtccgttggggagatctcaaaggaaggtaaatttggggtgtgattttatagtcttttacaAAATGAGGGGCACAGGGCtaaaaccagaggagattgatgatcattgtgatgaattccattgcacCAGGGGCAGGTGTAGAGTGCAGAGCAAACCACGTCTTGCAAGTCattgctcaccagcaggaacgagggcagTGTACCGTGTAACCATCTGCAAACAATCACTcagcaaacatccacctcagctaggcccaaacccctaaaccaagtcccttgtgatattcagggtctcagtctctgtccttgagacggttgtgagacagatgagggaATCTTCAGACCGTCTCTTACAAGGATCAAGGTGTTTTGCTGAAAGTTGATGgtcagtgcccatccctggccatggcttaCAGCTGATGCCCACAGGCTGTGGCATTTTCCTAAAGCCTCCATTGCCAAGAAGCCGGTGGGACAAGGgagctccctctgctctgggtaCCGAGGGAGCTCCAAGTGCCAGGTACTGGAGTGGGGAGCAGAAATCATCAGGGCCTGTGTCCTTTGGGGGCCCAGGCACTGGTGAGACTGGTGTGTGAGCACACTGCACTggtgtgtgtggggctggctgtaACCCCCAGGGAACATCAGAGCAAGCAGCGAGCAGCAGAGGCCTGGGAGCCGCTGTGTGAGatcagctcctgcagggatCCACATGGTCTGGGtgtctgtgcagctctgcatctcctcctgccacagcagAGCACACAAACAGCCCATCCCTGGGTCCCTTCTCCACTGACTGCGCTTTGGCCTGGCCTGGAATCCTCCCGAGGTCCCTCCCAGGAGGAGTCCCTGTGCATTTCCCTCCCCCATGGCTCTGCCCTTGCTGatccagcagctgtggggcagcagagctggggcactgcagggacagggctgcctCTGACAGGGCTCTTGTGCTTTAGGAATGGTGCTCACCAATTCACTACTCCCACTAAAAACACCACATGTCTCCCGAGATTCATATTCCCACTGTTATAGGTACAGaatataatattggcttttcacaaggatgaagatgaatgCTCTATGTATCACGTCCCAATGGCTTTGCTGTAACAGTCGATAGAGGATGTTTGAACTGTCTGCTCAGTTGGGATAactccagtgaacagatgatggggacccTGCTGCCATCAACACTCAGCGgctgtggaaagaaggagccaaGGCCCAAATTCAAAGGTGAGaagaagaggattaaaaccacaagccaagACACAGGCATGCTGTAAAAAGGTGgacccaaggagtggccatgctaAACAGTTCCTGGGAAATGTAAAGTAGTTAATGGAAAAGTTTCAATATACCTTAATTCTATGAATACACATCAAGTTGtgttgcactatattaggaCTGGTGAAAGCATGACAGGGACTCTCTTCTGGGCAGCACAAGAGAGccagttttattattccagatcttcttCTATAGACAGGTCTGAGAAggtccaagaggtaaaactctcattggtcattaaaccaacacatcaccagcACTGGACAATTAGGAACaacaccccttgactgtttcttgcaaggaaacaacaaggatccaaacaacacctgccaaggttgttttccttccccaaggactgtttggattcctccttaggatttctcaggccagagtgagaactttgtgtgactcagtttcacacaggctcaagcgaatgcctgaagcctaaaaatctcttctttGACCACTGTCAGTTCCCATCAAGttgatgcaatagaaatgggatataaagggtgtttccagAACACCAGGGGTGCTCTTGGCACAGTGCCAAGCACCCGGCccttttaaccctttgctttattgtctttgtccCTTACTGTCTTTTTTagtaaaccttttaaaattgaCCAGGAAAGTGAACGTTGTCTTTCCCAGTGGTCCAGTTCTGTATCAAAGAATGCCCTCAAATGGCAGCTTTCAAGAAAATGTCCTAGGTTGATGTTTCCTGCGCTGGTGACACTCTTTTAAACGCagcctgctgccccagctctctgctgctgttccatggACAGAGGTTGTTGTCTCTTAccccttcccatgggcaggccactgttcagccatctccaggacagcagggcccCATCCCACGTCACTGGGACCTGGGAAGGCAAAACCCAgcactccaaatgtcccccctcctccttcttcccacaCATTTGGCCCTGGCACTGGGGTTTGCTGCTGgttgctgcaggaaaaggagacCCCTGTGACACTTTGGGGCACGTGAAACCAAGGCAACCCTTGTTTCCTTGAAACACTGTGGGGCCTGATGGAACTGAGGCTCCATTGTGACACAGCAGGGCCGCCTGGAGCCAAGGCACTGCTGGGACACTGCAGATCCAaggagaccattgtgacactgagGAAGCTCATGAGACCAAGGCTCCATCGTGACACCTCAGCAGCAAGGAGACCATTGCTGAGAGCACGGAACCTCACGCAACCAAAAACACCATTCTGACACCGTGGGGCCCCAAGGAATCAAATATCCACTGTGGAACCTCATGGAACCAAAAGTCCATTGTGACAGAGCGAGGCCTCGTGGAACCAAGCAGTCCAAAGGTCCAGAACATTTCTTGCAGGGTTCTGCCCTAGGGCACGGGAACCTCattggtggcaccttgggcttgGCACACACTTGACGAGTATGTCTGTTCTCAGCAGGAAAACTTTGGAGCTTTCCATGGcttcaaaggaaaggaaaaggagaaaatcccTCTTTGCCTGAGTGCAGCCAGTTCTCTGTGGGAGTTAGGCAGTCAGAGTTAAGGATTGGTTGAAGGCTGTGGGAAACATCGAGTGAGGTTCTGGCAAAGAGAACAGGATTGTGGGTGGAGTTATGTTAATCTGTTAGTTCTGTATAAGGTTATGTTTGGAGTTCTCGTTAATGATTGGATAAGTATGTTTGACATATATGGTGGTGTTTGTGGCTCTCCTTCATGACTGGTTACTtgtgtaatatatatatataaatattgtgATTTTTGACCCATTGCCCTGTCTCCTGAGGTTGACCCCCTACTGTGTACAACTTCCACCCTTTGTTATTTTATCTGTTATTAAAGTTCTTTATTTGCAGGCAACCCAGTCACGCCCGTCCTTATTCTCTGCCACGGAACTCCCGGCTGGTCCGGTCCTGAGGTCACCAATGCTGTATTGCAACAGTTCTGCAAGCAAATCAGGTCCCAGGGTGTCCTGAGGGGACACttgtggttgggttctttttccccctgggactgagattgatgagagagaggcgGTTTTCTCTTGTTgggacttggttgtttattcttctcttatctaCATTACACGGATACAGGCTACAAGGAGCTacgtgcactaagatagaaaggtgcaaaatggctaacaaagaacttcttcaaggttttttatatgtctatttacccaat
The DNA window shown above is from Poecile atricapillus isolate bPoeAtr1 chromosome 32, bPoeAtr1.hap1, whole genome shotgun sequence and carries:
- the LOC131590198 gene encoding olfactory receptor 14C36-like, whose protein sequence is MGLREDTWGTLLCPSRGWRSSGGTCTAREQLGRACGALNGLFTARGTAVHHVQSEEMSNSSSFSHFLLLALADTRQLQLLHFCLFLGISLAALLGNTLIISAIACSHHLHSPMFFFLLNLALTDLGCICTTVPKAMHNSLWDTRTISYSGCAAQVFLFAFFISAEYFLLTIMCYDRYVSICKPLHYGTLLGSRACAHMAAAAWASGFLYALMHTANTFSLPLCKGNALGQFFCEIPHILKLSCSKSYLREAGLIVVGACLAFGCFVFIVFSYVQIFRAVLRIPSEQGRHKAFSTCLPHLAVLSLFLSTLMFAYLKPPSISSPSLDLAVSVLYSVVSPALNPLIYSLRNQELKAALRKLMTLYFQKY